A single region of the Triticum dicoccoides isolate Atlit2015 ecotype Zavitan chromosome 2B, WEW_v2.0, whole genome shotgun sequence genome encodes:
- the LOC119368974 gene encoding protein NRT1/ PTR FAMILY 5.10-like, whose protein sequence is MVDAEAPFLEAREEPLAGVSDYRGRPVYHATSGGWRSAIFVAVVEGAGSFAYYGVSANLITYLTGPLGHSNAAAAAAVNIWTGTARLLPLLGAFVADSWLGRYWSIILACTLYVLGYGMITLASTLLAHQSSPTLDNDSPSRPLSLQVAFFYASLYLIAFAQGADKPCGLSFTADQFDPDHPSECAARSSFFNWWHFSIAVGIGLAINIVSYIQENFGWGTGFGMLCTVMICAFVEFFYDQMPKELRSLGIALYCSVIGVGGFISGALISLIDRITRSGGGDSWFCDNLNRAHLDYFYWVLAGLSATELVLYIYFARSYVYKDKRDRAE, encoded by the exons ATGGTGGACGCCGAGGCTCCCTTTCTCGAGGCCAGGGAGGAGCCGCTGGCCGGCGTCTCCGACTACCGCGGCCGCCCCGTCTACCACGCCACCTCCGGCGGGTGGCGCTCCGCCATCTTCGTCGCCG TGGTGGAGGGCGCCGGCAGCTTCGCCTACTACGGCGTGTCGGCTAACCTGATCACGTACTTGACGGGGCCGCTCGGCCACTCCAACGCTGCGGCGGCTGCGGCTGTGAACATCTGGACGGGGACGGCCAGGCTCTTGCCGCTGTTGGGCGCCTTTGTCGCTGACTCCTGGCTAGGCCGCTACTGGTCCATCATCCTCGCCTGCACCCTCTACGTCCTG GGTTACGGCATGATCACTCTAGCATCCACGCTCCTTGCTCATCAATCGTCACCAACCCTCGACAACGACTCCCCTTCACGTCCTTTGTCGTTGCAGGTGGCCTTCTTCTACGCCTCCCTCTATCTCATCGCCTTCGCACAGGGTGCTGACAAGCCTTGTGGCCTTTCCTTTACTGCCGATCAATTTGATCCTGACCACCCTAGCGAATGCGCAGCCCGCAGCTCCTTCTTCAATTGGTGGCACTTTTCCATAGCCGTTGGTATAGGTCTCGCCATTAATATCGTAAGCTACATCCAAGAGAATTTTGGTTGGGGAACTGGTTTTGGAATGCTATGCACCGTAATGATTTGCGCcttcgtc GAGTTCTTCTATGACCAGATGCCTAAAGAGCTTCGTAGCCTTGGGATAGCGCTCTACTGCAGTGTGATTGGCGTCGGTGGCTTCATAAGTGGCGCTCTCATTTCACTCATTGACCGCATCACCCGTAGCGGTGGTGGCGACAGCTGGTTTTGTGATAACCTCAATCGCGCCCACCTCGACTACTTCTACTGGGTTCTCGCCGGCCTCAGCGCCACCGAGCTTGTGCTCTACATCTATTTCGCCAGATCCTACGTCTACAAAGACAAAAGAGACCGTGCAGAGTGA
- the LOC119361541 gene encoding uncharacterized protein LOC119361541 — MDGKLTKWVSSEVAQGNQPSKPAPTIRCSPGFVLSAIDLLTEDQYANVKATPFGEILNLKADALESRNLPVFLMNKTDKDTLIINVGTQGGLKITPHDVHCVMGTPLGGRDPSVCSVTQKNELLRLKNELSVPVDQNITYKTLCDYIKLKRPDDLSTRCFILIIFNWLLFPSTRTYISGREAAWTADIANIGAIDWSKAVVDYMRDSVATWHSKKNNNGVLSISGCVLFLIIYYLDNLLSVNMLDASQTPRIAFYNTGKMQAILSEDKSKNKPDSESYGNLPLRSQEGTCYLDVNANATSASHAQPHAHSVLFISMLEQLRDCVDQLPQSKQAVAFAAIRRCDDSVAKLLADVSLEQRKVVSELRCIMLDPSTSSPSPPIQRDPKPISRAAAHLDNVAGNVDIDHTTIFGPNNENPPGRSSAQLARERSIHDIPAATDNIEVDGTSIQSEADRSVQRNDGVDPSKNLPSLADGPLQGSLTQLLQGNIEASTTKSQQESLLNAFYGPYDKSENDCTSNQPNKPHQTVEPHNTVDSMNNLPPPDKQHGSDSHSKTDCPTHAANCSDVDAQGITDPITFSQMCEGIEYDGTGCPSCDADARLINEVHLDDLGHEHEEEAEIAPTNTDAENLGVGVSDVFTGQKFVNEAQIDAEAADHTEQVSKDGHLSVDAPIITGQVPVNHDNDADRQITVHEPISHTEQCTTAEKFQLEDANTPESLVSFGQPTQEWEVSQQLRDANIHPDRTPHFDTREPSHKVCIRSGSEIIKLPHTGAEAQPTNLQQSASTAQQAAHTIQVSDASALQLSPRRSARFKKTDVSTEKHTLVRTAKNMEKDKTNVPSFVNPNQFGAPGNVLQCGQLPVIVKRIRKRPLKIISPFKLHPVKSTISLNHARKLRDIVINDLDLKKTGLLAYEPSKLYLTGMDLAKSFGDGASMLPSLMEYYIDILRHDEIKLRPTSAGYRMFLRWSLSFHLNVDARHETQSFNPTFIEALLKEDLADKDPQDVRMVRYYGYPIRAVISQFIV, encoded by the exons ATGgacggcaaactgaccaaatgggtcagctccgagGTTGCACAG GGAAACCAACCATCAAAACCGGCACCAACCATTAGGTGCTCACCTGGATTCGTGCTCTCTGCCATTGATCTATTAACCGAAGATCAATATGCAAATGTCAAGGCTACTCCATTTGGTGAAATTCTGAACCTAAAAGCTGATGCTCTTGAGTCCAGGAATTTGCCGGTATTCCTTATGAACAAGACTGACAAGGACACTCTAATAATCAACGTCGGCACTCAAGGTGGACTGAAAATTACCCCGCATGATGTGCATTGTgtcatgggcactccacttggtggTCGTGACCCATCGGTCTGTTCTGTCACCCAAAAGAATGAGCTGCTTAGACTCAAGAACGAGCTGAGCGTGCCAGTCGATCAGAATAtaacctacaaaactctgtgcgacTATATAAAGTTGAAGAGGCCTGATGATTTGTCCACAAGATGTTTCATTCTGATTATATTCAACTGGTTACTCTTTCCTTCCACAAGGACATATATATCTGGTAGGGAGGCTGCTTGGACTGCAGACATTGCTAACATTGGTGCGATCGATTGGTCCAAAGCTGTTGTTGATTACATGAGGGATAGTGTTGCAACATGGCACTCCAAGAAGAACAACAATGGAGTATTGTCCATTTCTGGTTGTGTGCTCTTTTTAATA ATTTACTATTTGGACAATCTCCTGAGTGTCAATATGTTGGATGCGTCTCAAACACCACGCATAGCTTTCTACAACACTGGGAAGATGCAAGCTATCTTAAGTGAGGATAAGTCGAAGAACAAGCCAGACTCGGAGTCATATGGCAACCTACCG CTTCGGTCCCAGGAGGGTACTTGCTACTTGGATGTTAATGCCAACGCGACATCAGCAAGCCATGCTCAACCTCATGCCCATTCTGTTCTGTTCATTAGCATGCTGGAGCAACTCAGGGACTGCGTGGATCAACTACCTCAATCGAAGCAGGCTGTGGCATTTGCTGCTATACGGAGGTGTGATGATTCAGTTGCCAAACTACTTGCTGATGTTTCTCTCGAAcaacgcaaggttgtatcggagttACGCTGCATAATGCTCGATCCTTCGACGTCTTCGCCATCACCTCCAATTCAGAGGGATCCTAAGCCAATTTCTCGTGCTGCGGCACATTTGGATAATGTAGCGGGCAATGTGGACATCGATCACACTACTATCTTTGGCCCCAATA ATGAGAACCCACCTGGGAGATCTTCAGCCCAACTCGCTCGGG AACGGTCGATTCATGACATTCCTGCTGCTACAGACAATATTGAAGTTGATGGCACCAGTA TACAATCCGAAGCCGACCGCAGTGTTCAGCGAAACGATGGTGTGGATCCCAGCAAGAATCTTCCATCGTTAG CAGATGGCCCACTGCAAGGTTCTCTTACCCAACTGCTCCAGGGTAATATCGAAGCTTCTACGACCAAGTCCCAGCAAG AAAGCTTGCTTAACGCATTTTATGGACCTTATGACAAAAGCGAAAATGATTGCACAAGTA ACCAGCCCAATAAACCTCATCAAACAGTTGAGCCACACAATACTGTTGACTCTATGAACAACCTTCCACCACCAG ACAAACAACATGGCTCTGACAGCCACTCAAAAACCGATTGCCCTACTCATGCTGCTAACTGTTCTGATGTGGATGCGCAAGGAATCACCGATCCCATTACGTTTTCTCAAATGTGTGAAGGCATTGAATATGATGGAACTGGATGCCCCTCATGTGATGCAGACG CGCGTCTTATTAATGAGGTGCACCTTGATGACCTAGGCCATGAGCATGAAGAAGAAGCTGAGATAGCTCCAACTAACACTG atgcaGAAAACTTGGGGGTGGGTGTGTCAGACGTATTCACGGGCCAAAAGTTTGTCAATGAGGCACAAATCGATGCAGAAGCTGCTGATCACACAGAGCAGGTCTCAAAAG ATGGCCATTTATCTGTGGATGCACCAATAATTACTGGTCAAGTCCCAGTTAACCATGACAATGATGCTGATCGCCAAATTACTGTCCATGAACCAATTAGCCACACAGAACAGTGTACCACCGCAGAGAAATTTCAG TTGGAAGATGCCAACACACCTGAATCCTTAGTATCCTTCGGTCAGCCAACACAAGAATGGGAAGTTAGCCAACAACTTCGAGATGCTAATATTCACCCAGACAGAACCCCCCATTTT GATACTAGAGAGCCATCCCACAAAGTGTGTATTAGGAGTGGCAGTGAAATCATCAAATTACCTCACACTGGAGCGGAGGCTCAACCTACCAACCTACAGCAGTCTGCCTCCACTGCACAACAGGCTGCCCACACTATCCAG GTCTCTGATGCATCTGCTCTACAGCTGTCTCCCAGGCGCTCGGCGAGATTTAAAAAAACAGATGTT TCTACGGAAAAACATACACTTGTTCGCACCGCCAAGAACATGGAGAAGGACAAAACCAATGTCCCAAGCTTTGTGAACCCCAACCAATTCGGAGCTCCTGGAAATGTTCTGCAATGCGGTCAACTACCAGTTATCGTAAAGAGGATCAGGAAGAGACCATTGAAGATCATTTCTCCATTTAAATTACATCCTGTTAAGTCTACCATTTCTCTCAACCACGCCCGAAAACTCCGTGACATAGTAATCAACGACCTTGATCTCAAAAA GACTGGACTTCTTGCTTATGAACCTTCTAAGTTATATCTTACTGGCATGGATCTCGCAAAAAGCTTCGGCGATGGGGCATCAATGCTACCCAGCTTGATGGAATACTACATAGACATTCTGCGTCACGATGAGATTAAATTAAGGCCCACGTCGGCTGGGTACAGGATGTTCCTTCGTTGGTCACTATCG TTCCACCTTAATGTCGATGCTCGGCACGAGACGCAATCCTTCAATCCTACTTTCATTGAGGCACTATTAAAGGAAGACCTCGCGGATAAAGACCCTCAAGATGTTCGCATGGTAAG ATATTATGGGTATCCCATCAGGGCAGTCATTTCTCAGTTTATTGTGTGA
- the LOC119366557 gene encoding protein NRT1/ PTR FAMILY 5.10-like: MELASTFANYGVSANLITYLTGPLGHSNASAAAAVNIWSGTASLMPLLGAFVADSWLGRYRSIILASTLYALGYGMITLASTIPTQEASSLDNDYASHPSSMKAAFFYISLYLIAIAQGADKPCGLAFAADQFDPDHPRECAARCSFFNWWYFSIAIGIAVAVALVSYIQENLGWGIGFGSLCVIMISAFVVFLLGSPSYRLYAPTPGSQSPFTRLAHNIATLIRSSSFSFGTTRQHHPKDEDDMTKSEEVRSVLRLLPIWTACLAYGVVFAQIMTFFNKQGRTLDRRLFASLELPPAALQTFGPAAILLFVPIYDRLLVPALRCMTGNPLGLTPLQRVGTGMVISLATVCVAALVEARRLETAHEYGLVDDAGATVPMSWVWLVPQYVMIGVADVFAMVGMQEFFYDQMPSELRSLGLALYFSVMGIGGFISGALISLIDRVTSSGGGDSWFADNLNRAHLDYFYWLLAGLSAIELVLYIRFTISYVYKRKSLH, encoded by the exons ATGGAGCTCGCCAGCACTTTCGCCAACTACGGCGTGTCGGCGAACCTTATCACGTATCTGACAGGACCATTGGGCCACTCTAACGCCTCGGCGGCGGCCGCCGTCAACATCTGGTCGGGGACGGCGAGCCTCATGCCTCTGCTGGGCGCCTTCGTCGCCGACTCGTGGCTGGGGCGCTACCGGTCCATCATACTCGCCAGCACCCTCTACGCCCTG GGTTATGGCATGATTACTCTGGCATCAACAATCCCAACACAAGAAGCGTCATCTCTCGACAACGACTACGCTTCCCACCCTTCATCGATGAAGGCGGCCTTCTTCTACATCTCCCTCTACCTCATCGCCATTGCGCAGGGCGCTGATAAACCCTGTGGCCTGGCCTTTGCCGCCGACCAATTCGACCCCGACCACCCCCGAGAGTGCGCTGCCCGTTGCTCCTTCTTCAATTGGTGGTACTTCTCAATAGCCATTGGTATCGCCGTTGCCGTCGCTTTAGTCAGCTACATCCAGGAGAACCTTGGTTGGGGAATTGGATTTGGATCTCTATGTGTCATCATGATCAGTGCCTTCGTTGTTTTCCTCCTCGGTAGCCCCAGCTACCGCCTCTATGCGCCAACCCCAGGTTCCCAAAGTCCCTTCACCCGCCTCGCCCACAACATTGCCACACTTATCAGGAGCTCGAGCTTCTCCTTTGGCACAACAAGACAACACCATCCAAAAGATGAAGATGACATGACCAAGTCAGAGGAGGTGCGTAGCGTGCTACGGCTGCTGCCTATCTGGACGGCGTGTCTGGCGTATGGTGTTGTGTTTGCACAAATTATGACATTTTTTAACAAGCAAGGACGCACCTTGGATCGCCGCCTCTTTGCTAGTCTAGAGCTGCCGCCAGCTGCGTTGCAGACATTCGGACCAGCAGCCATCTTGTTGTTCGTGCCCATATACGACCGTTTGTTGGTGCCAGCACTACGCTGCATGACAGGCAATCCTTTAGGGCTAACACCACTGCAACGTGTGGGCACCGGCATGGTTATATCACTAGCCACTGTGTGTGTGGCCGCATTGGTGGAAGCCCGACGGCTAGAGACGGCACATGAGTATGGCCTAGTGGATGACGCCGGAGCAACGGTGCCGATGAGTTGGGTGTGGCTAGTGCCGCAATATGTGATGATCGGGGTGGCCGACGTGTTCGCAATGGTTGGGATGCAGGAGTTCTTCTATGACCAGATGCCAAGCGAGTTGCGTAGCCTTGGCTTGGCGCTTTACTTTAGTGTGATGGGCATTGGTGGCTTCATCAGTGGCGCTCTGATCTCCCTCATTGACCGTGTCACCAGCAGCGGTGGCGGGGATAGTTGGTTTGCAGACAACCTCAACCGTGCCCATCTTGACTACTTCTACTGGCTACTTGCTGGCCTCAGCGCCATCGAGCTTGTGCTTTATATCCGCTTCACCATCTCGTATGTCTACAAGCGCAAGAGCCTCCACTAA